TCATCAATCAACGCAAGTACCTGAAAAGACAGCGTTGTATTATGAGGGAGATCTTCGAAAACCGCCGCTACTGTATAAACCCTATCCAAGTCATAGACAGCAACCTCTAGTGTCTGGCCAATCGGGTTAGTATTTCCGAAATACTTCTGTGCAAAAGAAGCATTGATTGCAATGTTGCTGGTATTTGAAAGCGCAACGCTCATATCGCCGTTTATCACATCTAGCTGGAATAATTCTGTGAATTCCGCGTCAACAAATTGTATGGCTTCTTTGAAGGCACTTCCACCAATACGAACTGTTGAATTCATAGAATTTAATCGAGTAGCCGCTTCGATATCGTCTTTAAAATAAAGACGCATGGCCTCTTTCATTCTACCTGTTACTCGAGAAGTGGTATTAGCAGGACTGCCAGGATAATTATATGTGGTATTAACTTGGTAAAGTCGTTCTGAATCTTCCCATATACGGTCATATGATAACTCATCCTGTACAAACAGCAGGATAAGAATACAACTCATTAAACCTATAGACAGACCTATTATATTAATTGCAGTAAAGAGCCTATTTTTTAGCAAATGTCGCCATGCTGTCAGAAAGTAATTTTTAAACATTGGTTTCTCGCCGTTTTGTTATTTTATGAAATGCTTATGCAGCGCGAATATTTTCAGCTACTACCTGCCCATCAAATAAATTGATGGTACGGCGGGCAAAATCGGCATGCGAAGGGCTGTGTGTAACCATAACAATTGTTGTCCCCTCTTCATTTAAAGCCTGTAGCATTTCCATAACCTCCTGACCATGTGAACTATCCAGATTTCCTGTCGGTTCATCAGCCAGAATCATCGCTTGATCACCCACGACTGCGCGGGCAACAGCCACGCGCTGTTGCTGCCCACCTGAAAGCTGCGACGGCATATGCCCTGCACGGTGAGCTATACCCACCTTATCCATCACGGTCGCAACCCGGTCACGCCGTTCGCTAATGGGAATACTGTGATACAAAAGAGCCAGTTCTATGTTTTCGGAAACAGTTAATTCATCAATCAAATTAAATGACTGGAAGATAAATCCGATATTACGTTTACGGATATTGCTCAGTAATGCTTCTGAATACCCAGCTATGTTTTCGCCCATAAAGAGATACTCTCCCGAGCTTGGTGTATCTAACATTCCTATGATATTAAGTAGTGTAGATTTACCGCAACCTGACGGCCCCATAATAGCGGCAAATTCCCCTGATGATATTTCGATATTTACGTTATCGAGAGCCGTAGTTTCAACCTCAGATGTTCTATAAATCTTTGACAAATTATTAAGCTGCAACATGATGCATATCCTCTTTAGTTAGCTGTCGGTATCTGGTTTATTCAGTTTAATTTCAGGCGGTCCATGTCGGTGTAATTCGTATATGGTGATGTAACCACGCGCTCACCTTCCTCAAGACCCTCAAGAACTTCTATAAATCGGCTGTTGCGCCGTCCAAGCTTCACAGATCTTTTCACAGCCACTGCACCATCACTGGTAACGACGAACACCCAATTTCCACCTGTATCCTGATAAAAAGCCCCGTTCGGTATCAACAAGCCTATAGTTGCCTCGCCCAGCATTAGACGGGTTTGCAGGCTTTGCCCGCGGCGAATACCTTCGGCTTGTTCATCAGCGAAGGTCATATCAACTTCAAACTGACCATTATTTACCTGGGGATATATTTTCGAAATCTGTAGGTTATAAGATACCCCATCTCGGTCAAATTCTACTCTTTGACCGATATCCACACGGCCCAAGTAAAATTCATCAATATGTGCAACTAGTTTGTATCTAGACGGATCATCGATTTGTCCGAGACGTCCACCACGACTGATGCTTTGGCCAACTTCAATATCAAAGCCGGAAATTTTGCCCGAAACCGGTGCTTTTATACTTAAAGCTTCAAGGTTTTGATGCGCAAACTTCAGGTTTCTTTCAAGTTGTTCTGCTCTTGATTTTAAGTAACTCAACTGCTGTTCCTGAATACGTGCATCTGTGGCTTGACTTTCAAGGGTCAGCTTTCTTCTTTCAATATTGTAAGCCAACTCATCTTGCGTATTTTCCAACTGACTTGATGAAACGGCACTGGTTTTAATTAGCTTTCCCTCTCGCACCGCCTGACGTGTTAATTTGAGTATTTGGTAGTCAAACTCAGCGAGATTTCTTTTGTGGGACAGTCTGTTTTGTGCAAGCTGGAGTTCGATGGTTCTCAAGTTATTGAGCTGTTCTGTTACCAATGCTTCATTACCCATTACCTGCAGCTGTAAACTAGTATTAGATAATTCAGCTATCAGGGCGCCTTTTTCAACAACTGCGCCATCTTCAACAAGAACACGTTCCACCCTGCCGCCTTCTATAGCATCTAGAAAAACTGTCTTTAACGGAGTTACACGAGCACGAACGGGTATAACGTCTTCAAATACACCTTGCTTTACTTCCGAAATTATTACCTGATGTCGCTCAAGTTTTATTGATTTACCTGAGGTGATACTTTCCTGTGCCACCCAATAACCGCCCAGCAATAAAACAGCGCCTAAAACGGCATAAGTATATCGGTTTGATTTCTTTTTTTCGCTTACGGCCCGATCCATCCCCTGACCGGAAACAGAGGTATTGGGCGCCTTATTTACTATAGTCTCGCTGTCGTTCTCGAGCCCGGTTGCCATATTTTCTATTCTCATTATTTTTGGTCTCGCCATTTGATTTTGCACTAGATAATCAGCAAAGCGCGTGCCAGAAATTAACTCCTTGATTTTAATGGGCTTTATAGTTTTTCCTTGCAAAAAACAACATTTAACTGTTCGATATCGTACACCTAAGTGTTCGATATCGGGCATCAATTCAAAAACATGTGGAACGGCTATGAGCAGTAAAATACTAATTGTTGATGATGATGAAGATATTCTGATAGCTGGTAGGCTGCTGTTGAAAAGACATTTTGATAAAGTAGTTACCACTAACGTTCCAAGCCAGATACCAACGTTGCTGGCCAGCCAAACTTTTGATGCCATTCTTCTTGATATGAATTTTAGCCCGGGCTTATC
This DNA window, taken from Kordiimonas sp. SCSIO 12603, encodes the following:
- a CDS encoding ABC transporter ATP-binding protein encodes the protein MLQLNNLSKIYRTSEVETTALDNVNIEISSGEFAAIMGPSGCGKSTLLNIIGMLDTPSSGEYLFMGENIAGYSEALLSNIRKRNIGFIFQSFNLIDELTVSENIELALLYHSIPISERRDRVATVMDKVGIAHRAGHMPSQLSGGQQQRVAVARAVVGDQAMILADEPTGNLDSSHGQEVMEMLQALNEEGTTIVMVTHSPSHADFARRTINLFDGQVVAENIRAA
- a CDS encoding efflux RND transporter periplasmic adaptor subunit, coding for MPDIEHLGVRYRTVKCCFLQGKTIKPIKIKELISGTRFADYLVQNQMARPKIMRIENMATGLENDSETIVNKAPNTSVSGQGMDRAVSEKKKSNRYTYAVLGAVLLLGGYWVAQESITSGKSIKLERHQVIISEVKQGVFEDVIPVRARVTPLKTVFLDAIEGGRVERVLVEDGAVVEKGALIAELSNTSLQLQVMGNEALVTEQLNNLRTIELQLAQNRLSHKRNLAEFDYQILKLTRQAVREGKLIKTSAVSSSQLENTQDELAYNIERRKLTLESQATDARIQEQQLSYLKSRAEQLERNLKFAHQNLEALSIKAPVSGKISGFDIEVGQSISRGGRLGQIDDPSRYKLVAHIDEFYLGRVDIGQRVEFDRDGVSYNLQISKIYPQVNNGQFEVDMTFADEQAEGIRRGQSLQTRLMLGEATIGLLIPNGAFYQDTGGNWVFVVTSDGAVAVKRSVKLGRRNSRFIEVLEGLEEGERVVTSPYTNYTDMDRLKLN